The following DNA comes from Candidatus Moraniibacteriota bacterium.
CTTGTTTTTAAAATACTTTTATACAAGCCAGTCCTCTTTTTCACATAGTAATTCCATTTTTTCGGATCCAGTAACGCGCAGAATATCCCTTCTATTTTAACTCCTTTACCATAAGCAGTTCTACCCGGCATCTTTATGAATCCGGCTATTAATTGTTTTCCAATTCTAGGTCCTTTTATAACATCCCCTATTGACAAGCCGTTAACTTTAAGAGTATCGACCAGAATGGCTGCTTCTTTCTCAATAAATTTCCCCCCGTGTTTTATTAAAGTTTCCGCTATCCTTATCCTCTTAGATTTTTCAAATGCCTCAATAAGATAATTTAAAAAGGATTCTTTTCTCATTCTGACCTCCTTTTATTACTGAAGAATTGCCCATAATGGGTTGTTTCCTTCTCATTGTTTATAAAAGAACTATCCCAATCTAACAACTGCCCCGCCCTCGCAATTATCAAGTCATTATAGAAAATTTAGACATTTTGTCAATATTTAAAATTTAAAACAGACCCGAATCAATCGTTTCATTATACTGCGGCCGCAGTATAATGAATTATTGCCTGAACTATTTCAACTTTAAATTGGCGTCCGGTTGGAGGGTTTTCCAGCTTGAAAGCGCTTTTTTCTTTTGGGTTACGGTCATATATTTCCAGCGATAATATCCGGCGGCGGCGATCATGGCGGCGTTGTCGATGGAGTATCTGATATCTGGTATTTTGTATATGGTATTCGGATAGTATCTACGTAGATTGTTACGTAACTGGTTACGTAACTCGATGTTTGCTGACACTCCGCCAGCAAGCATTATGGTTTTAGGGCAGTAGATTTTGGCAGCTTTCAGGGTTTTGGAAATTAAAACATCAACCACTGCTTGCTGGAATTCGGCGCACAATATAGCTTTTAGTTTATAGTTTATAGTTTTTAGTTTTTTAGTTTCATACAAAACCGCGGTTTTGAGGCCGGAGAAGGAAAAGTTTAGATTATTTGAATTAATCATTGGGCGGGGCAAGCGAAAGAATTTTGAATTTTGAATTTTGAATTTTGAATTTGTTTCAGATTTAGGATTTATAACTTGAGATTTCCATTGCGAAGCAAACTTTGCAATGGCTGGTCCTCCCGGATAACCCAATCCCAAAATCCTTGCTACCTTGTCAAACGCTTCTCCAGCAGCGTCGTCCAGTGTCTCGCCGATAATTTCGTAGTCCAAATGTTTTTTCATCAAAATCAATTGCGTATGCCCGCCGGAGACGACCAGACATAAAATTGGAAATTTTATGTCTGAGCTTCTAAGCTTCTTAGCTTTATTAGATTTTGAATTTACGCTAATAAAATTGGCGTAAATGTGCCCTTCAATATGATGAATTCCCAGAAGCGGTTTTTTCCAAACGTAAGCCAGAGTTTTGGCAACATTTGTTCCGATAAGAAGCGCCGGTATAAGGCCGGGTCCTCGGGTGACGGTGATTAAATCAATGTCATGCGGTTTGATGCCCGCCTCTTTAAAGGCAAGATTTATAACCAGGATGATGTTTTTCAGATGTTCTCGGGCAGCAAGATTAGGCACCACGCCGCCCCAGCGGGCATGAATTTTAGTTTGCGATGAAACAATATTAGACAGGACTTTCAATTTACCTTTGCCGGCTTTTATCACTGAAGCAGCTGTCTCGTCGCAGGAGGTCTCAATGCCAAGAATGGTAGTAATGGACATTTTTTTGGATTATAATAACATTGATATTATAACACGCTGAAGATATTTGAACGCAAGAAATACCTGCTGATTGGCAAAGTGTAAAATCACAACTATATGGCAAAAAGGAAAAAAAGTCAAAAATTATCTTTTTCTTGGAAAACGGACGAGCGAGAAAACCTGGAGGAGCTAAGCGACAGCAAGCTGGTGGCGCTGGCGCTCAAGAAAATTCCTCCGGCCTCTCAAGAAATTGTCAGGAGGTACCAGAAAAAGCTTTTCGCGTACCTTTATCATCTGGTAGGTAATAAAGAAGAGGTCGAGGATATCCTGCAAAACGTTTTTATTAAAGTTTACGGAAATCTCTCCCACTTTGACAAGAGTAAGAAATTTTCTTCCTGGATATACAGAATTGCCCATAATGAGGCGGTTAATATTCTAAAAAAAAGAGGAAGAAGACGCCTTGTTTCTCTGGAAGATATTTCTACCAGCAAAGATAAATTGGAAACCAGTAGCAGCGAGAAATCACCCATTGACTCCTGGATAAATAAAGAATTAAAAAAAGAAGTGCAGATTGCTATTGATAGATTGCCCAGCAAATACAAAGAGGTTTTAATTTTGCGCTATTTCCTTGACAAATCATACGAAGAAATGAGCGAGATTTTGGGAAAGCCGGTAAATACTGTCGGCACGCTTTTAAACCGCGCGCGCAAAAAACTCTTGCAGATTATAAGGGCGTCATGGAAGTGATACTTGAATAACAAGGAAATTACTGGTATTATTACTCATACTCAAAAAACGCCGCGTTCGTCTAGTCCGGCCTAGGACGCCAGGTTTTCATCCTGGAAATCATGGGTTCGAATCCCATACGCGGTACAATGGAACAAACGGGACAACAAATCTTTCAATTTCTCTCCCACTATGGCTACTGGATAATGCTTCCCTTGATGATTATTGAAGGACCAGTGGCAACTTTAATCGCGGCGATGCTAGCGTCACTCGGCGCTTTTAATGCTTTTGTCGTTTTAATATTATCCATCGCCGGAGATATGATTGGGGATGTCATATTGTACGGCTTAGGATACAAATACGGAATGGGTTTCGTTAAACGGGCCGGAAAGTATATTGGGATAACGGAAAACTTGGTATTGCGAATGGAGAAATATTTTACGCGCCACGGCGGGAAAACCATTTTTGCCGTGAAGTCCACCACTGGCCTCTGCTGGGCGACTTTCACCGCAGCCGGAATTGTTAAAATGAATTTTAAAAAATTCGTGCTTTATTCATTTCTGGGCGGAGTTGTCTGGAGCGGTTTTTTAGTGGCGGTGGGATATTTTTATGGTTACCTCTGGCGGGAAATCGCCAAATCAATCAAATGGATCGGATGGGCGGTAACAATCATCGCGATCATTACTTTTGCACTCATTACTTTCTATAAAAAATGGCGGGCAAAAAAATTGCTGACCGAAAATAATAATAGCGAGAATAAAAGTTAAATCTTCCGTTATAATATGTCAAATTTCCGCATATGCAGAAAATGATATATTTTTATTTTGGTCAGTACCTTGCTTTCTTGCCCAAAATCGCGGAAAGCACTAAAATTCCTATTGTATGGAAGAAAAGATAAAAAAAGCCATTAGGACCATAAAGGAAACTCTTTTTGTTGATCCGAAACTTTTATACGAAAAGGAGCGGCATTTAGTTAATCAGCCGTTTTACTTTGAAGGTATCAATGGCAAGGCAGTGCTTTTAATTCATGGCTGGAGCTCGGTTCCTTATGAAGTGAGGCGTTTGGGAAAATATCTGAATGAAAACGGCTACACGGCCTCCGGACCAATGCTTCGCGGCCACGGGACAGTACCCAAAGATTTGGAGAATGTGAAGTGGGCTGATTGGCTGGAGGATGTCGAAAAGTCATACCTAGAACTTAGAAATAAGTTTGACAAGGTGTATGTTGGAGGAACTTCAATTGGCGCGAACTTAGCAATTTTTTTGGCTTCCAGACACCCGGAAATTTCAGGACTTGTCCTTATGGCGACGCCCTATAAATTGCGAATCGAAAAAATTTCGCTTTTCTTCGCCAAGATCCTTCGCAAATTCAGGCGTTACAATAAGAAATTTTATCCGCCTACCTTTGGCGTCTCGACGACTCTGACAAGAATAATTTCCTATCAAACTTATCCAGTTGATAGCGCACTGGAAACGTTTAACTTGGTGAAAGCATCACGAGAAAAAATTCCTCTCGTTACCCAGCCCTGTTTTTTGCTCCAGTCATCAAGCGATCATATTGTTTCCAGAAACAATATGGATTCCATTTACAACAAAATCGCTTCTAAAATTAAAAAGAAACAGTACATTCACCGAGCCTATCACACTTTCATTTCGGACATTAAGAATGAGCATGTGTTTGAGGACATACTCAATTTTCTCAACGAAAATTGAGAAGCTTATTAGCTTCTTAGGTTTTTAGTCCTAATGAGCTAAAAAGCTAATTCCTAAAAAGCCAAGCTATGAAAATTGGTATCTTCACCAATAACTATCTTCCTAATCCTTACGGTGTAGCCAACTCCATTGAGAGTTTTCGCAGACAGTTTGAGAAGCTTGGCCACACTGTTTATATTTTTGCTCCGCGCACCAAGGGATACACAGACCAAAATCCCAATGTGTTTCGCTATCCTTCAATTGATATAAAATACAAAATCAGCTTTCCACTGGCTATTCCATATTCCAGAAGAATAAGCAAGATTTTAGAAAAATTAGATCTTGATATTATCCACTCGCAACACCCGACGCTTCTGGGGAAAACAGCTATGAAATGGGCGCGCCGCAAAAAAATTCCTCTTGTTTTAACTTGGCACACACTTCACGAGCATTACGTCCATTTTGCTCCACTGGTTCCTAAAAAATTGGCAATTTGGTGGATAAATAGAAAAGCCGTAAAATACGCCAATCGATGCGATGCGGTTGTCACCCCGACTGAATCGGTGAAAAAAATTATTCAAGATTTGGGAGTGATAAATGAGAATATAATTCCTATTCCCACAGGCGTGGAAGAAGAATTTTATCAGAACACGAACAGAAATTTGATTAGAAAAAAATATAATATTAGCGATGACGAGATTTTATTGCTTCTAGTTTCTCGGTTGACAGCGGAAAAGAATATAGAATTTCTTTTTCGAGCAATTATCAGAGTGTTAAAATTGGCGAATAACTCAAAATTTTTAGTGGCCGGAGAAGGACATCTAGTGCCGAAATTAAAATCCATGGTTAAAGATAATGACATGAAGAATAGAGTAATATTTGTCGGTGTTGTTGATAAAAAAGAAATCAAAAATTATTACGCGGCAGCGGATATTTTCGTTTATGCCTCCAAATCAGAAACGCAAGGAATGATTATAAGCGAGGCGATGTATGCGGGACTGCCAATTGTGGCAGTAAATGCTACGGGATCTAAAGATCTTGTTGAAGATAGCGTTAACGGTTTTTTGGTTCCGGAAGACGAAAATAAATTTGCCGAAGCAGTAAGTAAACTGGTAGGAAATGCGGAATTAAGAAGAAAATTTGGTGAAAATTCAGCCGGAATTGCTAGAGAAAAATACACCGATAAAGTTTGCGCACAAAGGATGCTGGAAATCTATGCAGCAGCGCTTAAGCATAAAAAAAAGCCACATACATTTCGTAGTGGCTTATGAATATATTCTTCATCTTATCCAAATGGTTTATCAAGCGCAGCAGCAGAAGTCCTGGCGACAAAATTATGATGATCCTCAATCTTTTTTCTTGTAGCATTATATAATGCCTCTGAAAACTTTAAATATTGATCTTCTTTTGAAAGATCGGGTAACGGCATACCTTCAAATTTTTTCCTAAATTTTTCAAGAATATCATTTCCTTTCATTATATCTCCTTTTTGAAAGAACTTTACTAATTATAAACCGTTATAAAAAAGCTGTCAATTGAATTTTGTAATGATTCTTAGAAAAAAATTTTACCAGAAAAATACTTTGAAAGTGGCCCGAAATTTAATTGGCTGTTTTTTAGTACGAAAAATTGGCAAGAAAATTATCAGAGGTGTCATTACTGAAACTGAAGCGTATATTGGCGAAAAAGATTTGGCCTGTCACGCCAGCCGCGGAAAAACGCCGCGGACGGAAATTATGTACGGCGAAGCCGGTCATGCGTATATTTATCTCATTTACGGAATGTACCATTGTCTCAATATCGTCACGGAAAAGAAAAATTTTCCCGCCGCTGTTCTTATCCGAGGCATAAAACCACTAGGAACCTTTCGCGCGAAAGATTCCACAAAGAGAAGCAATCTTGATAGCATAGTGCTGGATGGACCGGGAAAAGTTTGCCGATTCTTTAAAATTGATAAGAAATTAAACGGCTGTGATATAACCAAGGGCAAGAAATTGTGGATAGAGAAAGGAATTAAATTTAAAGAGAAAGATATAAAAAAATCAAAGAGAATCGGCATTGATTATGCCGGACACTCGCGGCATTATCTTTGGAGGCTTTATTTGCCTTTGGCTTGACAATAACGATAATTCTTTCTATACTGACGAGAAAATATTTTTAAATAAATCAACTCTAAAGGAGGAACAGAATGATTAAGTTATTTAAAAATTTTCCGGAAATTGTGGCGTTGATATCTCAACGCGAAGACGGCGATTTAAGTGTCTTGTATGATTACGAGAGGAGAAAAAGCCAGAATCCTAACCGAAGAGTTTTTGTTCAAAAGAATGGAATTCCTGAAAACAATGTTGTCAGTGCCTTATTGAACCACGGAAATGAAATTGCAATAGTGGATTGCCATTCTCCTTTATTTATCCCCCGGACTGATGCGCTTCTCGCCAAAGAAAAAGGAATTTATCTTTCTGTAACGTCAAGGGATTGTTATCCCGTATTGGCTTATGATCCCCGTGAAAAAATTATAGCTATAATCCACGCCGGCTGGAGAGGTATAGCCAGAAACATAGTTCCATCGGTTTTAGACGCTATGATGAAGCTTGGCTCAAGCAGTCATAACATTCATATCGCAATAGGGCCGGGAATCTGCCAAGCCCATTTTGAATTTGATGAGAAGGATATGAAGCAACACTTTGGAAAATATGATGACGGTAAACATGTTATTAGGGCAGGTGATTTCAAAGTTCATATTGACCTAGAGGGAATTATTCTAGACCAATTACTGGAAAGCAAGGTGAAAGAAGATAATATTGAAGTTATAGGCGAATGCACTTTTTGCAGTTACAAAAAGTATTTTTCCGCCCGGAGGGACAAAAGTCCCGAAAGCATGATTGCTATCATTGGAATGAGAGAGAATTTTCGGAAGGGGGAAGTTTTAGCCGGCAAATTCTGCCAACCAGCTTACGCTTGAAAAAACTAGGTCCTTCTTTGTTAACAGCAGAGAAGGACTTTTTGTTTGACTAAAGGGAAAATAAAGGGTAGTATTAAGGAAGATAAGCGATAATAAAAAGGAAAACCAAATATGAAAAATGTTGTGACCATAGACAAAATCATCTCTCTTTGCAAGCGTAGAGGTTTCGTATTTCCCGGATCAGAAATCTACGGCGGGCTGGCCAACAGCTGGGATTATGGCTCCTACGGAGTGGAACTACTCAACAATATCCGCAATCACTGGTGGGATTTCTTTGTCAGCCGCCGGCCGGATATGGTGGGAATTGAATCGACGGTGATTATGAACCCGAAAGTATGGGAAGCTAGTGGACACCTAATCCAATTTCATGATTTGATGGTCGAGGATAAAGTAACCCACGAAAGGCACCGCGCTGATCATCTTCTTGAAGAGCACGGCGTAAAAGTAGAAGGAATGAAGCCGGAACAAATGTGGGACGCGATTAAAAAAGATAAAATTAAAAGTCCTTCCGGCAATGAGCTTGCCGAACCCAAGCAATTTAATTTAATGTTTAGAACTTTCATTGGCCCGACAGAGGATAATTCAGCGCTAACTTATCTCAGGCCGGAGACCGCGCAAGGAATGTTTGTTGATTTTCAACAAGTGCTTCAAACAACGCGGAAAAAAATACCTTTCGGAATCGCTCAAATGGGAAAATGCTTTCGCAATGAAATCACCACTGGCCAATTTCTTTTTCGCCTGCGAGAGTTTAACTTAATGGAATTTGAATATTTCATTCATCCCGAAAAATGGGAAAAGTTGTTTGATATGTGGGTAACGGAAATTAAAAAATACCATAAAGAGCTGGGATTTAAAGAAAAAGATGTGATCTGGCATGAAATTCCGGATGGAGAACGGGCCCACTATTCAAAGAGGACAATTGATATTGAATATAAATTTCCCTTCGGCACCAAAGAACTCCACGCCATTGCCTATCGGACCGATTATGATCTTCGTGCTCACGAGAAAGCCAGCGGAAAAGATATGAGTTATGTTGATTCTGAAACCGGCGAAAAGTTTATTCCCCATGTTATTGAGCCGACATTCGGAGCCGATCGGACATTATTGGCGGTTTTATGTTCCGCTTACCAGGAAGAACAAGCTCCAACGGCTGCTGGCGGGAAGGAAATAAGGATCGTGCTAAAAATTCCCAAACATCTCGCTCCCATTAAGGTGGCCGTTCTTCCTCTTTCTAAAAAAGAAGAATTGTGCCAGAAAGCCCGCGAGGTGTGGGATATCGTCCGGCCTCATTTTCGCAGTGAATATGACGAAACCCAGTCCATCGGCCGGCGCTACCGTCGCCAGGATGAAATTGGGACCCCTTATTGCGTGACGATTGACTTCGAAACCTTGAATGACAATGCAGTTACTATAAGAGACAGGGACACAATGAAGCAGGATAGGGTAAAAATCGAAAAATTGCAAGATTATTTAGATAGCAAGTTAAATAAAAATAGGCAATAAACAACCAATTTAAACCTATGAATATCCGACAAATCTACGAACTAGCTATCGATCTGGGAATCAAAAGCGACTTCCGCCCGAAAGAAAGAATAAACAAACAATTAAAGCGCATTAAGGAAAAGTATAAAAAACTCTCTAAAGATGAGAAGACGCTTTTTGATGTTGAAAAACTTACCAGCCCTTACATCGACTCCCGTATTCATTTTGACAACGGCGCAAAAAACATCCGCCGAGTGATGGCCGGAATTGACATTGATAGCGCGGAAATTTTAGCGGCTCGTTATCTTTCCGATAAAGATCCAAAAAAGCCGATAGATCTTATTATTGCTCATCATCCAATAGGAAAGGGACTGGCGGACTTAAGCGAAGTGATGCATCTTCAAGCGGACGTTTTAGCGGGATACGGCGTGCCGATCAATATTGCGGAAAGCGTTCTCAAAACAAAGATCAGTGAAGTAAGCCGAAGCGTTAATCCGATAAACCACTTCAAAGCGGTTGATACGGCACGGCTTCTAGGGATAAGCTTGATGAATGTTCACACACCGGCGGACAATCTTGTCGCCCATTTTGTGGAAAAGAAGATAAGAAAAGATAAGCCGGAATATGTCGGGGATGTTTTGAAATCCCTCCTGGAAATTTCCGAATACAAAGAAGCGGCCAAAAGAGGGTTCGGACCAGTGCTTTTTACCGGATCGGAAGACAACCGGGTGGGGAAAATAGTTATTACTGAAATAACCGGCGGAACGGAAGGCAGTCCGAAAATATATGAAAAAATGTCCCAAGCCGGAATTGGAACGGTGATTTCTATGCACCAAAGCGAAGAGCATCGCAAGGAAGCCGAAAAAGCGCACATTAATGTCGTTATTGCCGGGCATATTTCTTCGGACTCCATTGGAATGAACTTGCTTTTAGATGAATTGGAGAAAAGAGGAATAGAAATTATGCCGTGTTCAGGTTTAATCCGTATTAGTAGGGTAAAATCAAAAATTAAAATGAAAAATGACAAATCAAAATTCAAAAAGAATAAAATAATGTTAAAATTATCATTTTAATATTTGCATTATGTTTTTATAAAGGATTAGTATGGAAAATCGGTATAAAAAAACAGTTTTATCAAATGGGTTGCGTATTTTAACCGTTCCTATGAAAAACACCCAAACAGTGACAGTAGTGGTGATGGTTAGTGTCGGTTCGCGCTACGAATCCGAAAAAGAAGCAGGACTTTCGCACTTCATTGAGCATATGTTTTTCAAGGGAACACAAAAAAGGCCGACTTTCTTGGATATTTCATCCACTTTGGATTCCATCGGAGGAGAATTCAATGCTTTTACCGGAAAAGAAATAACAGGATACTACGTAAAAGTTGATTACAAACATGCGGAATTAGCTCTTGATGTTGTTTCGGATATTTTTCTTGATTCTAAAATTGACGCAGCGGAAATTGAAAAAGAAAAAGGAACGATTATCCAGGAAATAAATATGTATGAGGACTCACCAATGAATAATATTGGAAATATTTTTGAAAGACTACTCTATCAAGGCAGTTCGCTGGGCCGAGACACGATTGGAAATAAAAAGACGGTGAACGCTTTCAAGAGGCGTGATTTTATCCGTTACATGAATAAATCATATATAGCAAGTGATTCCGTTGTTTGCGTTGCTGGTAATTTTGATGAAAAAAAATTGTATCCAAAAATAGAAAAGTATTTTTTTATGATGAAAAAAGGAAAAAAGCCCAGGCTTGATAAAATCAGGGAAAAACAAGTAAAGCCGCAGATTAAGATTCATTTCAAGAAAACTGATCAGACGCATTTAGTTATTGGTAATCGGGCCTATCACCAAAACCACAAAGATAGATTTGCCCTTGGCCTGCTTTCTGTAATTTTAGGGGGATCAATGAGCAGCCGATTATTTTCTGAAGTCCGGGAAAAAAGAGGCCTGGCATATTATGTTCGAACAGAAACAGAAGCGCATAAAGACTGTGGCTATATCGCTACCCAAGCCGGAGTGGAACATAAAAATCTTGAAAATACCATCGATGTAATCCTTGCTGAATGCAAAAAAATATCCAAACAAAAAGTCAGTTTTCAAGAACTGAAGAAAGCCAAGGACTATATAAAAGGCAAAAGCGTCATGAATTTCGAGTCCTCTGATGAAGTGGCAATGTTTCATATTAACCAGGAAGTACACAAGCGAAAAATAATGACCCTCCCGGAAATTTTTAAAAAAATTGATAAAGTAACTGAAGCTGATGTGCTTAAAGTAGCAAAAGACATTTTCACTAACAGCAAGCTTGATTTAGCTGTGATCGGGCCGCACAAGGACGAAAAGAAATTGCAAAAATTGCTAACGCTATCATAAAAATTAAAAATACAAAACTATATGGTCGACAAACGCACTATTGATGTCTCCACTGGAATAATTTTTCGGACCATTGTGATTTTGCTGGGAATCTGGCTTCTTTATTTGGTTCGTGGCGTTATTGCTATTTTCTTTATTGCGCTGATTTTCGCGGCGGCGATAGACCCGCTGGTGGTCTGGATGAGACGCAAAGGAATTCCACGGACGTTTGCTGTGCTCTTCATCTATCTTCTCCTGTTTTTTATAATCGGAATGCTGGTTTCCTTTTTAGTTCCTCCTCTGGTAAGCCAGTTTAAAAGCTTTACTCAAGAGATGCCAATGTATATGGAACAATTAACCAAAGCATTTGGCGGAATAGAAAATTATTTTCAATCCTACAGCATCACTTTTAGCGGACAGGATTTTGCAAAGGATTTAGGCAGCAAAATTATTCAGTCATCAGGCGAGATCTTTTCTACTACAGTCAGTGTGTTCACGAGCATAATCGCGGCCATCGCCATTTTGTCCATGACGTTTTATCTTTCAGTAAAAGAGGAAGGAATGAAAAAATTTCTGGCCCTTGTTACTCCTCCTGACCATCAAGATTACGTGGTGTCGCTGGCGGAAAGAATAAAAGACAAAATCGGAAAGTGGCTGCAGGGGCAGTTATTTCTAATGCTAGTAATTTTTGTCCTCGATTTTGTCGCCTTGTATTTTTTGGGAGTTCCCTACGCTTTAATTCTTGCCATTCTTGGTGGTGTGCTTGAAATTATTCCATATTTGGGTCCCATAATCTCCGCTATTCCCGGCGTAATTTTGGGTTTTCTTATTTCTCCTTTGACGGGACTGCTTATTTTGACGGCTTACATTGTCATTCAGCAGTTTGAAAACCATGTGATCGTTCCTCAAGTGATGAAAAAGGCAGTGGGATTAAATCCGGTGGCAGTTATTCTGGCTCTCTTAATCGGAGCTAAGTTGGGCGGAGTGCCCGGCGCGATTTTGGCTATTCCTTTAACCGCGGCTCTTAGTGTGTTTGTAGGGGATCTGGTCAAAAAAGATAAAACGGACCCTGTAGCCAGTATGGTAGAAAACTAAAAACAAACCCCTGTCTTAGTAGGTTTGTTTTTAATATAATTTCTATACCTTCTGTTGCGGCAGGTGATGAAAGCCACGTCTGATTGAAAAAATTGCAGAACTTTTTACCACTTTAGCGCTGGATTTCTTTCCTGCGTACGTCGGAAGCTCCAAACAGCGTGACGATCTCTTTAAACATTTTTCTGGTTAATTCCGTGTTATCGTTTTGGTAATTGCAGGTGTAGACATCCATATTAACCACACCTATCTCCGGCCAGGTATGCATGGAAACATGAGATTCCGAAAGAGCCACAATTCCGGTAAATGAGTTATTATCAAAACGATAATAATAACTCCCCAGCTCCGTGAGATTATTCTTTCTGATAATCTCAGAAACTTTCTTTTTAATCTCTTCCATGTCAAGATTAAAAAGATAATCTGGATCGCAACCTCGGAGGTCTCCGATAATATGCGTCCCAATGGGATTAGCCATCTCTTAATTTTCCGAAGGCAGGTTGCAGAATAATTTCTCATTACCTTCGGGTTAAGGATAATTTGAATAGTATACAAGGGATTATATCAAAGTTTTAAAATATCGTAAATAGTTTTTTCTATGTTGTCAAGACCTGCCAAAGACATTATCGCGACACTGGCTTACTACGACGGGCTGGATTATCCACTCACCCTTTTTGAAATTTGGAAGTATCTGATGTGGGCTGACCAAACAGCTGATCATTCCAGCCTGGATAATACGACTCTAGCTATAATAACTGAAGCGCTGAAGGATCCGGAATTGAAAAAGCACATAGAAGAGTCCGGGGGATTTTACTTCCTGCGAGGGAGAAAAGAACTGGTAGAAAAAAGAATTGCCGCAAGCAAAATAGCCAATGAAAAAACAAAACGGCTGCGCCGAGTGGTTAGCATCCTTCGCTTTGTTCCCTATGTCCGAATGATCGGCGTTACAGGGAAACTGGCTATGAAGATGGCGAATCAAAAAAGCGACTGGGATCTGCTCGTAGTTCTCAAGAAAGGAAAAATCTGGACAGGAAGAACTTTGGTAACCGGCATTACTCATCTTATGGGAAAGAGAAGACATGGAGCATTTGTTACTGACCGGGTGTGTTTAAACTATTTCATTACTGATCAATCCCTAAAACTGTCCACCAGGGATCTTTTCTCCGCCAGCGAATATTTTTTTCTTTTTCCTTTGTTTGATGCCGGGGTTTTTA
Coding sequences within:
- a CDS encoding AI-2E family transporter, producing MVDKRTIDVSTGIIFRTIVILLGIWLLYLVRGVIAIFFIALIFAAAIDPLVVWMRRKGIPRTFAVLFIYLLLFFIIGMLVSFLVPPLVSQFKSFTQEMPMYMEQLTKAFGGIENYFQSYSITFSGQDFAKDLGSKIIQSSGEIFSTTVSVFTSIIAAIAILSMTFYLSVKEEGMKKFLALVTPPDHQDYVVSLAERIKDKIGKWLQGQLFLMLVIFVLDFVALYFLGVPYALILAILGGVLEIIPYLGPIISAIPGVILGFLISPLTGLLILTAYIVIQQFENHVIVPQVMKKAVGLNPVAVILALLIGAKLGGVPGAILAIPLTAALSVFVGDLVKKDKTDPVASMVEN
- a CDS encoding pitrilysin family protein, which translates into the protein MENRYKKTVLSNGLRILTVPMKNTQTVTVVVMVSVGSRYESEKEAGLSHFIEHMFFKGTQKRPTFLDISSTLDSIGGEFNAFTGKEITGYYVKVDYKHAELALDVVSDIFLDSKIDAAEIEKEKGTIIQEINMYEDSPMNNIGNIFERLLYQGSSLGRDTIGNKKTVNAFKRRDFIRYMNKSYIASDSVVCVAGNFDEKKLYPKIEKYFFMMKKGKKPRLDKIREKQVKPQIKIHFKKTDQTHLVIGNRAYHQNHKDRFALGLLSVILGGSMSSRLFSEVREKRGLAYYVRTETEAHKDCGYIATQAGVEHKNLENTIDVILAECKKISKQKVSFQELKKAKDYIKGKSVMNFESSDEVAMFHINQEVHKRKIMTLPEIFKKIDKVTEADVLKVAKDIFTNSKLDLAVIGPHKDEKKLQKLLTLS
- the speD gene encoding adenosylmethionine decarboxylase, producing MANPIGTHIIGDLRGCDPDYLFNLDMEEIKKKVSEIIRKNNLTELGSYYYRFDNNSFTGIVALSESHVSMHTWPEIGVVNMDVYTCNYQNDNTELTRKMFKEIVTLFGASDVRRKEIQR
- a CDS encoding NGG1p interacting factor NIF3, which produces MNIRQIYELAIDLGIKSDFRPKERINKQLKRIKEKYKKLSKDEKTLFDVEKLTSPYIDSRIHFDNGAKNIRRVMAGIDIDSAEILAARYLSDKDPKKPIDLIIAHHPIGKGLADLSEVMHLQADVLAGYGVPINIAESVLKTKISEVSRSVNPINHFKAVDTARLLGISLMNVHTPADNLVAHFVEKKIRKDKPEYVGDVLKSLLEISEYKEAAKRGFGPVLFTGSEDNRVGKIVITEITGGTEGSPKIYEKMSQAGIGTVISMHQSEEHRKEAEKAHINVVIAGHISSDSIGMNLLLDELEKRGIEIMPCSGLIRISRVKSKIKMKNDKSKFKKNKIMLKLSF